In Apium graveolens cultivar Ventura chromosome 10, ASM990537v1, whole genome shotgun sequence, the following are encoded in one genomic region:
- the LOC141689243 gene encoding pentatricopeptide repeat-containing protein At3g20730-like: MNKLSKALNQIFHNSFQPVPDYYALYSQALQLCIELRAYKQGKLLHSHLIRNGLHSNLYTNTKLIIFYSKVAEMRSARKVFDEMSERSVVSWTAMVSGYCQNGDSDESLKVFGEMHREGVKSNQFTYGSALRACTSIECLDGGKQIQGCIEKSRFVENLFVQSALVDFHSKCGKMVDACHVFDVMVERDVVSWNAMIGGYVVQGFKNNAFLMFRSMLREGMTPDSFSLGSVLKAFDGVDDLLMVMKIHGIVIKLGFQSFNILTGSLIDAYVKCGNVRTANNIYKSMLRLDTVSCTALITGYAREGRNCIDAVDLFNELRRMSLAIDNIILCSMLNICANLASLVLGRQIHAIAVKKYQSSHDMAMSNALIDMYSKSGEMNDANQVFYDMEKKNVISWTSLIAGYGKHGDADTSLKLYKTMEHNGLMPNDITFLSLLFACSHNGLTNEGWECFNNMVSKYNILPRAEHYSCMVDLFARGGQLEEAYDLICKMQIKPNASLWGSILGACSIYGDTTLGEVAAKHLFDLEPTNSANYVVLASTYAAAGLWGNAWKTRKLMEDTGLKKNSGCSYLQSTRKSATLLSAG, from the exons ATGAACAAATTAAGCAAGGCTTTAAACCAAATATTTCACAACTCATTTCAGCCAGTGCCAGATTATTATGCGTTATATTCTCAAGCTTTGCAACTTTGTATTGAATTGAGAGCTTATAAACAAGGCAAATTGCTGCACAGCCATCTCATAAGAAATGGGTTGCATTCGAATTTATATACCAACACTAAACTGATCATATTTTACTCAAAAGTAGCAGAAATGAGAAGTGCACgcaaggtgtttgatgaaatgtctgaGAGAAGTGTGGTGTCTTGGACTGCAATGGTATCTGGGTATTGTCAGAATGGCGATTCTGATGAATCTTTGAAGGTGTTTGGGGAAATGCATAGGGAGGGTGTTAAGTCTAATCAGTTTACGTATGGGAGCGCGTTGAGGGCGTGTACTAGTATTGAGTGTTTGGATGGTGGAAAGCAAATACAAGGGTGTATTGAGAAGAGTAGGTTTGTGGAGAATTTGTTTGTGCAAAGTGCATTGGTTGATTTTCATTCGAAATGTGGGAAGATGGTGGATGCCTGTCATGTTTTTGATGTGATGGTTGAGAGGGATGTGGTGTCGTGGAATGCGATGATTGGTGGTTATGTGGTTCAGGGTTTTAAGAATAATGCGTTCTTGATGTTTCGATCAATGCTTAGGGAAG GTATGACTCCAGATTCATTTAGTCTGGGAAGTGTTCTAAAAGCCTTTGATGGAGTTGATGATCTCCTGATGGTCATGAAGATACACGGAATTGTTATAAAACTGGGTTTTCAATCATTTAATATATTGACTGGATCGCTGATTGATGCTTATGTTAAATGTGGAAATGTAAGAACTGCAAATAACATTTACAAGAGTATGCTAAGACTTGATACAGTATCATGCACAGCATTGATTACCGGATATGCACGTGAAGGTCGCAACTGCATTGATGCGGTGGATCTTTTTAATGAGTTGCGACGGATGTCTCTTGCAATCGATAACATTATATTGTGCTCGATGCTCAATATATGCGCTAATTTAGCGTCACTGGTCTTGGGAAGGCAAATTCATGCAATTGCGGTAAAGAAGTATCAATCAAGTCATGATATGGCCATGAGCAATGCTCTTATTGACATGTACTCAAAATCCGGAGAAATGAATGATGCTAACCAGGTTTTTTATGACATGGAGAAGAAAAATGTTATTTCATGGACATCTCTAATTGCTGGATACGGGAAACACGGGGATGCAGATACGTCGCTAAAACTCTACAAAACGATGGAACATAACGGGTTAATGCCAAACGATATTACATTCTTATCCCTCCTCTTTGCCTGTAGCCACAATGGGTTAACCAATGAAGGATGGGAATGTTTCAATAATATGGTTAGCAAATATAATATATTGCCGAGAGCTGAGCACTACTCATGTATGGTGGATCTGTTTGCACGTGGGGGTCAATTGGAAGAAGCCTATGATTTAATATGCAAGATGCAAATAAAGCCTAATGCATCACTATGGGGTTCTATTCTTGGTGCTTGTAGCATCTATGGTGATACAACTCTTGGAGAAGTTGCAGCCAAGCATCTGTTTGATTTAGAGCCAACAAATTCTGCTAACTATGTTGTTCTAGCAAGCACATATGCTGCAGCAGGCTTGTGGGGTAATGCATGGAAAACTAGGAAATTAATGGAAGATACAGGTTTGAAAAAGAATTCGGGATGCAGCTATCTTCAGTCCACAAGAAAGAGTGCTACACTTCTGTCCGCAGGCTAA
- the LOC141692130 gene encoding uncharacterized protein LOC141692130: MSIDNHKGADNPIMGEELFWCRICKSNRKLSCLCECYLGCNVCGLVLRDDDEDDIPQTPPKLHVVHYIAQIRDIFDDNVIDFAMFCYTKASASGYLRRDKVLAAICLYISCRTNDVPCMLVEFSSFGVNVYDVGFMLLHVYMFLRDEVDGFQVSEIVDPSFFIHRFTAALLLKENNKFKENNNKFIVVLTALRILADWKSEYVGCWKRLGGLCAAAVYMAAYFNGFDVSDCDDVVSVFRGVVSEKLVKSRLQDLYDDFASVAKECEYFIPGAEYAVCPHYNRLIADDPLNAEKCFHGFCRVCYDKFVKLSGYFCGGLDAKCTECQPADLSNGISVPGEDDEVQVLCSKKRLSSMINFDALREAFGDDEAQSANTKRKESNGSSSNAMEQGHWGDKLAIAGDAHAQDSANNSVRRRFGQPKPPRVRRLGLQR; this comes from the coding sequence ATGTCTATCGACAACCACAAGGGCGCAGATAACCCTATAATGGGGGAGGAGTTGTTTTGGTGCCGCATATGTAAATCAAACCGCAAACTGTCGTGCCTCTGCGAGTGTTACTTAGGCTGTAATGTCTGCGGTCTCGTCTTACgtgatgatgatgaagatgacATTCCTCAGACTCCGCCCAAACTCCACGTTGTCCACTATATTGCGCAGATTCGAGATATTTTCGATGACAACGTCATTGATTTCGCTATGTTTTGTTACACAAAAGCTTCTGCTTCTGGTTATTTACGCAGAGATAAAGTACTTGCAGCTATTTGCTTATATATTAGTTGTCGTACCAATGATGTGCCATGCATGCTCGTCGAGTTTTCGAGTTTCGGTGTCAATGTGTATGACGTAGGGTTTATGTTATTGCATGTTTACATGTTTTTGAGGGATGAAGTTGATGGTTTTCAAGTGTCTGAAATTGTGGATCCTTCGTTTTTTATTCACCGGTTTACGGCTGCGCTGCTGTTGAAGGAGAATAACAAGTTCAAGGAGAATAACAACAAGTTCATTGTCGTGTTGACGGCTTTGCGGATTTTAGCTGATTGGAAGTCGGAGTATGTGGGATGTTGGAAGAGACTTGGTGGATTGTGTGCTGCGGCTGTGTATATGGCCGCTTATTTTAACGGATTTGATGTGTCTGATTGTGATGATGTTGTTTCTGTTTTTCGAGGTGTAGTGAGTGAAAAGTTGGTTAAGAGTAGGTTACAGGATTTGTATGATGATTTTGCAAGCGTTGCTAAGGAGTGTGAATATTTCATTCCGGGGGCTGAGTATGCTGTTTGTCCACATTATAATCGACTGATTGCTGACGATCCACTGAATGCTGAGAAGTGTTTTCATGGATTTTGTCGTGTTTGTTATGATAAGTTTGTGAAGCTTTCTGGATACTTTTGTGGTGGATTGGATGCGAAGTGCACAGAATGTCAACCGGCTGACTTGTCAAATGGGATTTCTGTTCCAGGAGAAGACGACGAAGTCCAGGTTTTATGCAGTAAGAAGAGGCTGAGTTCGATGATCAATTTTGATGCCTTGCGTGAAGCGTTTGGAGATGATGAAGCTCAGAGTGCAAATACAAAACGTAAGGAGTCCAACGGCAGTAGTAGTAACGCCATGGAGCAAGGACATTGGGGGGACAAATTGGCTATTGCTGGTGATGCTCATGCTCAAGATTCGGCTAACAATTCAGTGAGGAGACGATTTGGTCAACCAAAACCACCGCGGGTGAGAAGATTAGGCTTGCAAAGATGA